A stretch of the Lactuca sativa cultivar Salinas chromosome 9, Lsat_Salinas_v11, whole genome shotgun sequence genome encodes the following:
- the LOC111881228 gene encoding protein LOW PSII ACCUMULATION 1, chloroplastic codes for MSTMAQLAIVTAACTNLHQTSKCFSFTFHIDGHKLASVFTTTSGRDTVTIRSRKKAPLLVTCSVSKPSSSTEISSTARIRSEVLTPFRSVRMFFYIAFIAQASLGGLIATTQLIGAVANPSRADSVIDIAKGLGIDIGAASLFAFLYYRENKIKNAQMARLSREENLSNLKLRVDEKKTITVSELRGFARLVILAGPSSFITEAFKLSETFTEQLIERGVLVVPLSTDGNVPTFEFDETEEMKELTNKRRRLWQLVPLLTPEWSEWLDDQKKLANVSPESPVYLSLRMDGRVRGSGVGYPPWNAFVAQLPPVKGMWSGLLDGMDGRVL; via the exons ATGTCTACGATGGCGCAGCTCGCTATCGTCACTGCCGCTTGTACTAATCTACATCAAACTTCCAAATGCTTCAGTTTTACCTTCCACATCGACGGCCACAAATTGGCCTCCGTCTTCACCACCACCAGCGGCCGTGATACTGTTACAATCAGGAGCAGAAAGAAAGCTCCTCTATTGGTCACATGCTCTGTATCTAAGCCGTCGTCCTCCACCGAAATCAG TTCAACAGCCAGGATCAGGAGTGAAGTTCTTACTCCTTTCAGATCAGTGAGGATGTTTTTCTATATCGCTTTCATTGCACAAGCTTCTCTTGGTGGACTGATAGCCACCACACAACTCATTGGTGCTGTGGCTAATCCTTCAAGAGCAGATTCAGTGATTGATATTGCGAAAGGCCTAGGCATAGACATAGGAGCTGCATCTCTCTTTGCATTCCTATATTACAGAGAGAACAAAATCAAGAACGCCCAAATGGCCAGGCTCTCAAGAGAAGAAAACCTGTCAAACCTTAAACTGCGTGTAGATGAAAAGAAGACAATTACTGTTAGTGAACTTAGAGGATTTGCACGTCTTGTGATCCTTGCTGGACCTTCATCCTTCATTACAGAGGCCTTCAAACTTAGTGAAACATTTACTGAACAACTCATAGAAAGAGGGGTGCTTGTGGTGCCTCTTTCAACAGATGGAAATGTACCTACTTTTGAGTTTGATGAGACTGAAGAAATGAAGGAGTTAACAAACAAAAGAAGAAGACTCTGGCAGCTTGTACCTCTTCTTACACCAGAATGGTCCGA GTGGCTAGATGATCAGAAAAAACTGGCCAATGTATCACCTGAATCTCCTGt GTATTTATCTCTGAGAATGGATGGTCGTGTTCGTGGGAGTGGTGTGGGGTACCCACCTTGGAATGCTTTTGTAGCACAGTTACCTCCAGTAAAAGGAATGTGGTCTGGACTTCTTGATGGAATGGATGGAAGAgttctttga